One stretch of Pseudomonas sp. NC02 DNA includes these proteins:
- a CDS encoding esterase-like activity of phytase family protein yields MRSSFALAILLLSGLATTSAVAAPVAELKLLSEHPVEGMRGGNLSGLALCGSELWTVSDRDDDQIYRLDTAGDVWKAETYGIDVPPVPASGLPFGLRSRTRAAALIRGGDLDFEGISCDAAGNRYIVSEAHAAVLQVPVTGEPEWLKIAPGMVREARASGMLLHFNALFEGIVVNPEGNQIWLAAERERRGLISIKRPQTLWDCDGPCVLLSEAGQEMQPAQFPGAKAVSKDFADLALFNGKLFTLERNAFQVCRRDAVTAQVELCWSFADEALTPNRRYAQAYGLAEALVVDADGAWIGIDNNFGARADGEKRPVVYRFAAPAGGWSAKP; encoded by the coding sequence ATGCGCAGCAGTTTCGCCCTGGCGATTCTGTTGTTGAGCGGGTTGGCGACCACCTCGGCGGTCGCGGCGCCCGTGGCTGAGCTGAAGCTGTTGTCGGAACACCCGGTGGAAGGCATGCGCGGCGGTAACCTGTCGGGCCTGGCCTTATGCGGTAGCGAATTGTGGACAGTCTCCGATCGCGATGACGATCAGATCTACCGGCTCGATACCGCCGGTGACGTCTGGAAAGCAGAGACATACGGGATTGATGTGCCGCCGGTGCCGGCGTCGGGTTTGCCCTTTGGCCTGCGCTCACGCACCAGGGCAGCTGCGTTGATTCGTGGTGGTGATCTGGATTTTGAAGGCATCAGCTGCGATGCGGCGGGTAATCGTTACATTGTCAGCGAAGCCCACGCGGCGGTGCTGCAAGTGCCGGTGACCGGTGAGCCCGAGTGGTTGAAGATCGCCCCGGGCATGGTTCGCGAAGCTCGGGCCAGTGGCATGTTGCTGCACTTCAACGCGCTGTTTGAAGGCATCGTGGTGAACCCGGAAGGCAATCAAATCTGGCTCGCAGCAGAGCGTGAGCGGCGCGGGTTGATCTCCATCAAGCGCCCGCAAACCCTCTGGGATTGTGACGGCCCTTGTGTATTGCTGAGCGAGGCCGGCCAGGAGATGCAGCCGGCGCAGTTTCCGGGCGCCAAGGCGGTGTCCAAGGACTTTGCCGACCTGGCGCTGTTCAATGGCAAGCTGTTTACCCTGGAGCGCAATGCGTTTCAGGTGTGTCGCCGGGATGCGGTCACGGCCCAGGTGGAGTTGTGCTGGTCGTTTGCCGATGAAGCGCTGACGCCGAATCGGCGTTATGCCCAGGCCTATGGATTGGCCGAAGCCTTGGTGGTGGACGCTGACGGTGCCTGGATCGGCATCGACAATAACTTCGGTGCCCGCGCCGATGGCGAAAAGCGGCCGGTGGTCTATCGTTTCGCCGCCCCTGCGGGTGGCTGGAGCGCCAAGCCATGA
- a CDS encoding TIGR02281 family clan AA aspartic protease, which produces MSAQPPGKRAGRVLMFVAWGAGLFLATRFFGQWEARQENPNAVVTSEQHEGYIEVKLLGNGQGHFVATGQINGKPVQFMLDTGATDVAVPAELADRLGLERGMPVGVSTANGRTQGFRTELGRLQLGDIVLRDVRAIVVPGLGDEQVLLGMSALKQLEFTQRSGTLLLRQTKQ; this is translated from the coding sequence ATGAGTGCGCAACCACCCGGCAAGCGCGCCGGGCGTGTGTTGATGTTCGTCGCGTGGGGCGCCGGCCTGTTTTTGGCGACACGATTTTTTGGGCAGTGGGAAGCGCGACAGGAAAACCCCAATGCCGTGGTGACCTCGGAGCAGCACGAGGGTTATATCGAAGTAAAACTGCTGGGCAACGGCCAAGGGCATTTTGTCGCCACTGGCCAGATCAACGGCAAGCCGGTGCAGTTCATGCTCGACACCGGGGCCACCGACGTGGCGGTTCCGGCTGAATTGGCCGACCGTCTCGGGCTTGAACGCGGCATGCCGGTTGGCGTGAGTACGGCCAACGGGCGAACCCAGGGCTTTCGGACCGAGTTGGGCCGCCTGCAACTGGGCGATATCGTCCTTCGGGACGTGCGCGCCATCGTGGTACCGGGTTTGGGCGATGAACAGGTATTGCTGGGCATGAGTGCATTGAAACAACTTGAATTTACCCAGCGCAGCGGCACTTTGCTGCTGCGCCAGACCAAACAATGA
- the parE gene encoding DNA topoisomerase IV subunit B, with protein sequence MATPSASSYNADAIEVLSGLDPVRKRPGMYTDTSRPNHLAQEVIDNSVDEALAGHAKSVQVILHADHSLEVSDDGRGMPVDIHPEEGVSGVELILTKLHAGGKFSNKNYQFSGGLHGVGISVVNALSNHVRVKVKRDGNEYQMTFADGYKATDLEVIGTVGKRNTGTSVYFAPDPKYFDSPKFSISRLKHVLKAKAVLCPGLLVSFEDKGTGEKVEWHYEDGLRSYLEDSVSEFERLPNEPFCGSLAGNKEAVDWALLWLPEGGDSVQESYVNLIPTAQGGTHVNGLRQGLLDAMREFCEYRSLLPRGVKLAPEDVWERIAFVLSMKMQEPQFSGQTKERLSSREAAAFVSGVVKDAFSLWLNEHPELGLALAELAINNAGRRLKASKKVERKRITQGPALPGKLADCAGQDPMRSELFLVEGDSAGGSAKQARDKEFQAILPLRGKILNTWEVDGSEVLASQEVHNIAVAIGVDPGAADMSQLRYGKICILADADSDGLHIATLLCALFVQHFRPLVDAGHVYVAMPPLYRIDLGKEIFYALDEAERDGILDRLVAEKKRGKPQVTRFKGLGEMNPPQLRETTMDPNTRRLVQLTLEDFAATSEMMDMLLAKKRAPDRKNWLESKGNLAEVLG encoded by the coding sequence ATGGCCACTCCCAGCGCTAGCTCTTATAACGCCGACGCCATCGAAGTCCTCTCGGGCCTCGACCCGGTGCGCAAACGCCCCGGCATGTACACCGACACCAGTCGGCCGAACCACCTTGCCCAGGAAGTCATCGACAACAGCGTCGACGAAGCCTTGGCCGGGCACGCCAAGTCGGTACAAGTCATCCTTCACGCCGACCATTCCCTGGAAGTGTCCGACGACGGTCGTGGCATGCCGGTGGACATTCACCCGGAAGAGGGTGTGTCGGGCGTCGAGCTGATCCTCACCAAGCTGCACGCCGGCGGCAAGTTCTCCAACAAGAACTACCAGTTCTCCGGTGGCTTGCACGGTGTGGGTATTTCCGTGGTCAACGCCCTGTCGAACCACGTACGGGTCAAGGTCAAGCGGGACGGCAACGAGTATCAGATGACTTTCGCCGATGGCTACAAGGCCACCGACCTGGAAGTGATCGGCACCGTTGGCAAGCGCAACACCGGCACCAGCGTGTACTTCGCGCCGGACCCGAAATACTTCGATTCACCCAAATTCTCCATCAGCCGCCTCAAGCATGTGCTCAAGGCCAAGGCTGTTCTGTGCCCGGGCCTGCTGGTCAGCTTTGAAGACAAAGGCACCGGCGAAAAGGTCGAGTGGCATTACGAAGACGGCCTGCGTTCCTACCTGGAAGACTCTGTCAGCGAATTCGAGCGCCTGCCGAACGAGCCGTTTTGCGGCAGCCTGGCGGGTAATAAAGAAGCCGTGGACTGGGCCTTGTTGTGGCTGCCGGAAGGTGGCGACAGCGTCCAGGAAAGCTACGTCAACCTGATCCCGACGGCCCAAGGCGGTACCCACGTCAACGGTTTGCGCCAGGGCTTGCTGGATGCCATGCGCGAATTCTGCGAATACCGCAGCCTGCTGCCGCGCGGCGTGAAGCTGGCGCCGGAAGACGTCTGGGAGCGGATCGCATTCGTCCTGTCGATGAAAATGCAGGAGCCGCAATTCTCCGGCCAGACCAAGGAGCGCCTGTCGTCCCGTGAGGCAGCGGCGTTTGTCTCCGGGGTGGTCAAGGATGCCTTCAGCCTGTGGCTCAACGAACACCCTGAATTGGGCCTGGCCCTGGCGGAGCTGGCGATCAACAACGCCGGCCGTCGCCTGAAGGCCAGCAAGAAAGTCGAACGCAAGCGCATTACCCAGGGGCCGGCACTGCCTGGCAAGCTGGCGGACTGCGCCGGGCAAGACCCGATGCGCTCCGAGCTGTTCCTGGTGGAAGGTGATTCTGCCGGCGGTTCCGCCAAGCAAGCGCGGGACAAGGAATTCCAGGCGATCCTGCCCCTGCGCGGCAAGATTCTCAACACCTGGGAAGTCGACGGCAGCGAAGTGCTGGCCAGCCAGGAAGTGCACAACATCGCCGTGGCCATCGGTGTCGACCCGGGCGCGGCGGACATGAGTCAGCTGCGCTACGGCAAGATCTGCATCCTCGCCGACGCCGACTCCGACGGTTTGCACATTGCGACCTTGCTCTGCGCGCTGTTCGTCCAGCACTTCCGCCCATTGGTGGATGCCGGTCACGTCTATGTCGCCATGCCGCCGCTGTACCGCATCGACCTGGGCAAGGAGATTTTCTACGCCCTGGACGAAGCCGAGCGCGATGGCATCCTCGATCGCCTGGTGGCCGAGAAGAAACGCGGCAAGCCGCAGGTCACCCGATTCAAGGGCCTGGGGGAGATGAACCCGCCGCAGCTGCGGGAAACCACCATGGACCCGAACACCAGGCGCCTGGTGCAGTTGACCCTGGAAGATTTCGCCGCCACCTCGGAAATGATGGACATGTTGCTGGCGAAGAAACGCGCGCCGGATCGCAAGAACTGGCTGGAGTCCAAGGGTAACCTGGCCGAGGTTCTGGGCTGA